A genomic region of Anopheles coustani chromosome 3, idAnoCousDA_361_x.2, whole genome shotgun sequence contains the following coding sequences:
- the LOC131258747 gene encoding collagen alpha-1(I) chain-like — translation MKFRLGRPLLLAVFFIIVIVADQVRCDEEPPVASAKPVKKKARKSKPTKKATTKNLRKPQDRPQSDRPQAAAPEYDSAYDYGDNYDYGTDTDYEAENGPGTRRTESRFRQPDDEVPRAPQPTTTTTTTTRAPEPEAIVNPFTCYYEDKWYREGEVFQSDYQGCATCRCRNGSVQCDKADCPRVIPTTSTSTTTTTTTTTEAPEFDASAVGNRLPEAPPGEPGFPGQAGQPGIPGTPGIPGPPGPPGPAPDLSFYTQQLQESMGGADKGPGPENFQFMQAQVGPVGPRGPPGPSGATGPQGFQGTRGEPGESGPPGVGGPPGPRGLPGAPGKDGAAGDDGETGPQGPVGLPGPRGLPGMPGVPGLKGHQGLPGPEGMKGETGAHGEKGSVGASGPSGVPGAVGPAGPRGERGREGPPGPPGLRGIDGIAGPPGAPGPVGKPGPPGFPGSNGAKGDMGAAGPKGSQGPQGPRGESGRPGQPGEPGLNGPPGKDGIAGEKGSPGSPGIAGPPGFPGARGAPGANGSPGDSGAKGEPGLPGERGYKGESGHKGESGVPGPRGLPGAVGPEGKRGKRGMKGPTGLTGAQGERGLPGSPGLPGPDGAQGVKGQSGDRGAMGPQGPKGSGGDPGPPGAQGIQGLRGQPGRPGIQGKAGTPGERGMPGADGKVGESGPQGLQGLPGPMGLPGDKGFTGEPGKDGDIGPPGPVGPRGDAGKDGPPGIPGPPGPPGNDGDRGPPGTSGPRGFQGLPGTPGNPGAQGKDGQNGPPGQPGPAGQPGIRGERGFPGERGPVGTPGTPGLRGETGAQGNDGPPGAPGPNGMKGHQGAPGMVGLPGLRGPAGPAGEKGERGSSGPPGPEGPAGRVGERGLQGLMGPPGPPGEPAEKGEPGTPGTPGEPGAPGAVGDRGAVGPQGLQGFPGPQGPVGVPGAKGDRGNMGLKGEQGNSGLPGVPGEPGPQGLIGLTGSKGARGEPGLRGETGPMGTPGRPGDQGPIGQTGNPGSPGTPGTPGQKGNPGDTGRHGNPGPPGLPGPQGIEGIKGEAGNDGPPGPPGNQGPQGVSGDRGLPGLPGPSGAQGMRGLRGAAGEPGTPGKPGSDGPPGTPGQLGPPGPPGPTGDTGPEGMPGKQGPPGIGGRPGDKGPIGNPGPQGSSGAPGLPGPPGPQGPLGQTGERGLRGETGPHGIDGPPGPRGKPGPPGLEGPKGENGEPGLKGTKGHRGLIGLQGLPGPAGPPGDKGNVGNEGPAGKPGEAGPRGPPGRDGSPGLQGMLGAAGPRGPPGNDGKHGQPGPAGPPGPPGPPGDGVGYDAAALAALLGHGQMSNTKGPDPNQGDEPMNLGRVFELTDEERQKLVENAYEKLKSAFATFKKPDGKQGSPAKTCRDLFAAHPEFSSGNYWIDPNEGDARDAILVYCDAEKKASCVLPQPMRTKELQYDGDEQEVWLGELKDGMKITYKSDSNQIGFLQLLSASASQNITYHCKNTVAYFNKATNSYRQSVKLLAWNDAELTARGPQRLRYEALQDDCQHRTAHYAQSVLSYSTDKPMRLPIIDIAVRDVGASNQQFWVEIGAVCFQ, via the exons TGAAGTTCCGCCTGGGCCGtccgctgctgctggcggTGTTCTTCATCATCGTGATAGTTGCCGACCAAGTACGCTGCGACGAGGAGCCACCGGTGGCATCGGCCAAGCCGGTAAAGAAGAAGGCCAGGAAAAGCAAACCGACCAAGAAGGCGACGACGAAGAACCTAAGGAAGCCTCAGGATCGTCCCCAATCCGATCGACCGCAGGCGGCTGCGCCGGAGTACGATTCGGCGTACGATTACGGTGATAACTACGACTACGGAACGGACACCGACTACGAGGCGGAAAATG GTCCCGGAACGCGTCGGACAGAATCGCGCTTCCGCCAGCCGGACGATGAAGTTCCGCGAGCACCgcaaccaaccaccaccaccaccaccaccacccgagcACCCGAACCGGAGGCGATCGTGAACCCGTTCACTTGCTACTACGAAGACAAGTGGTATCGCGAGGGGGAAGTCTTCCAATCGGACTACCAGGGTTGCGCCACTTGTCGCTGCCGAAACGGGTCGGTGCAGTGTGACAAGGCGGACTGCCCACGggtgattccaaccacgtcgACATCGACCACCACAACGACGACCACTACGACGGAAGCACCGGAGTTTGATGCGTCGGCCGTTGGCAACCGTCTACCGGAAGCACCACCCGGTGAACCAGGCTTTCCAGGGCAGGCGGGACAGCCGGGCATTCCGGGTACGCCAGGAATTCCTGGCCCCCCGGGACCTCCAGGGCCAGCGCCGGACCTATCCTTCTACACCCAGCAGCTGCAGGAGTCTATGGGAGGAGCGGATAAGGGTCCTGGGCCGGAAAACTTCCAATTCATGCAAGCACAGGTCGGTCCGGTTGGGCCGCGAGGACCTCCGGGACCGTCCGGTGCTACCGGGCCCCAGGGATTCCAGGGAACTCGTGGTGAACCGGGTGAGTCGGGACCTCCGGGTGTTGGGGGACCACCGGGACCGCGTGGATTACCTGGTGCACCAGGAAAGGACGGAGCAGCTGGAGACGATGGTGAAACGGGCCCGCAAGGACCCGTCGGACTTCCGGGCCCTCGAGGTCTTCCCGGTATGCCAGGTGTGCCGGGACTGAAGGGTCATCAGGGATTGCCGGGGCCTGAGGGTATGAAAGGTGAAACTGGAGCACACGGTGAAAAGGGATCGGTCGGAGCTAGCGGACCTTCCGGAGTGCCAGGTGCTGTG GGACCTGCTGGACCACGCGGAGAACGTGGACGAGAAGGGCCACCGGGACCCCCGGGACTGCGTGGAATCGATGGAATCGCTGGACCTCCAGGTGCACCG GGACCTGTTGGAAAACCGGGTCCACCTGGTTTCCCAGGAAGCAATGGCGCCAAAGGTGATATGGGAGCTGCCGGTCCGAAGGGAAGCCAAGGTCCACAGGGTCCGAGGGGTGAATCTGGCCGGCCAGGGCAACCAGGTGAGCCAGGATTGAACGGACCTCCGGGCAAGGATGGAATAGCTGGAGAGAAGGGAAGCCCCGGTTCACCAGGAATTGCCGGTCCACCTGGATTCCCTGGAGCACGGGGTGCTCCTGGCGCAAATGGAAGTCCCGGAGATTCTGGTGCCAAGGGTGAACCTGGTTTGCCTGGAGAGCGAGGCTACAAGGGAGAGAGTGGACACAAGGGAGAATCAGGTGTGCCAGGACCACGAGGATTACCAGGAGCAGTTGGTCCGGAGGGCAAGCGTGGCAAACGGGGTATGAAAGGACCAACCGGTCTCACGGGAGCTCAGGGTGAACGAGGACTGCCGGGTTCGCCAGGCCTACCAGGACCGGACGGTGCGCAGGGAGTGAAGGGTCAATCGGGAGATCGTGGCGCAATGGGTCCCCAGGGTCCGAAAGGATCCGGCGGTGATCCAGGTCCACCGGGAGCACAAGGCATACAAGGTCTTCGTGGCCAACCGGGACGTCCTGGAATACAAGGAAAAGCGGGTACACCGGGAGAACGTGGAATGCCAGGGGCCGATGGAAAGGTAGGCGAATCAGGACCACAAGGTCTGCAGGGTCTTCCCGGACCAATGGGATTACCTGGCGACAAGGGCTTCACCGGCGAACCGGGCAAGGACGGCGACATTGGCCCTCCTGGTCCGGTAGGACCTCGTGGGGATGCTGGCAAGGATGGACCACCGGGAATTCCTGGACCACCGGGACCGCCTGGCAACGATGGTGATCGTGGACCACCGGGTACTTCCGGACCGAGAGGTTTCCAGGGACTCCCGGGAACACCTGGAAATCCTGGAGCACAAGGCAAAGACGGACAGAATGGACCGCCTGGACAACCGGGTCCCGCTGGTCAACCTGGTATCCGCGGTGAACGAGGATTCCCGGGAGAACGAGGACCTGTAGGAACCCCGGGAACTCCTGGCCTTCGCGGTGAAACAGGAGCACAAGGAAACGATGGGCCACCG GGCGCTCCTGGACCAAATGGAATGAAAGGACATCAAGGAGCCCCGGGTATGGTCGGCTTGCCAGGCCTGCGTGGTCCAGCTGGACCTGCCGGAGAGAAAGGCGAACGTGGAAGTTCGGGACCACCGGGACCGGAGGGTCCAGCCGGCCGTGTTGGTGAACGTGGTCTCCAAGGTCTCATGGGTCCTCCAGGACCTCCGGGTGAACCGGCGGAAAAGGGTGAACCAGGAACGCCGGGAACTCCCGGTGAACCAGGTGCCCCAGGAGCGGTCGGTGATCGAGGTGCGGTAGGCCCTCAGGGTCTTCAAGGCTTCCCCGGACCACAAGGACCTGTTGGAGTGCCAGGTGCCAAGGGTGACCGTGGCAACATGGGGCTGAAAGGCGAACAAGGTAATTCTGGACTTCCTGGTGTACCGGGAGAACCCGGACCGCAAGGATTGATTGGTTTAACGGGATCGAAGGGAGCACGTGGAGAACCAGGGCTTCGTGGCGAAACGGGCCCCATGGGAACTCCAGGACGGCCAGGAGATCAAGGACCGATT GGTCAAACTGGAAACCCAGGTTCCCCAGGAACCCCAGGAACACCGGGTCAGAAGGGTAACCCAGGTGACACTGGACGTCACGGAAACCCAGGACCGCCTGGTTTGCCTGGTCCGCAAGGTATTGAAGGCATCAAGGGAGAGGCAGGCAATGATGGACCACCTGGTCCACCAGGAAATCAAGGACCGCAAGGTGTATCCGGCGATCGTGGTCTGCCGGGACTTCCAGGACCAAGTGGCGCGCAGGGCATGCGTGGATTGCGTGGTGCGGCCGGTGAACCAGGAACTCCCGGAAAGCCAGGCTCCGATGGTCCTCCAGGTACACCGGGACAGCTGGGTCCACCGGGACCTCCAGGTCCGACTGGTGATACGGGACCGGAAGGAATGCCAGGAAAGCAAGGACCGCCTGGAATTGGCGGGCGACCGGGTGATAAGGGACCTATTGGAAACCCCGGACCTCAGGGTTCATCCGGTGCGCCAGGCTTGCCTGGACCTCCAGGACCTCAGGGACCTCTTGGGCAGACTGGCGAGCGAGGGCTTCGAGGTGAAACGGGTCCACATGGAATTGATGGTCCACCGGGACCTCGCGGTAAACCGGGTCCGCCGGGGCTGGAAGGACCTAAGGGCGAAAATGGCGAGCCGGGTCTGAAGGGTACCAAGGGGCATCGTGGTTTGATCGGTCTGCAAGGACTTCCGGGTCCTGCCGGTCCTCCTGGCGATAAAGGAAACGTTGGCAATGAAGGACCAGCTGGCAAACCGGGTGAGGCCGGTCCTCGGGGTCCACCTGGACGTGATGGATCACCCGGACTGCAAGGTATGCTGGGAGCCGCTGGACCCCGTGGTCCGCCCGGTAACGATGGCAAGCACGGACAGCCAGGTCCAGCGGGTCCCCCGGGTCCTCCGGGTCCACCAGGCGATGGCGTTGGCTATGATGCTGCTGCCTTGGCCGCCCTCCTGGGTCATGGTCAAATGAGCAACACCAAGGGACCAGATCCAAACCAGGGCGATGAACCGATGAACCTTGGCCGTGTATTCGAACTAACCGACGAGGAACGCCAGAAGCTGGTTGAGAATGCGTACGAAAAGTTAAAGTCCGCCTTCGCCACGTTTAAGAAACCGGACGGAAAGCAGGGTTCGCCGGCGAAAACCTGCCGGGATCTGTTTGCCGCCCATCCAGAGTTTAGCTCCGGTAACTACTGGATCGATCCGAACGAGGGCGATGCGCGTGACGCGATCCTTGTGTACTGTGACGCTGAAAAGAAGGCCTCTTGTGTGCTACCACAACCAATGCGCACGAAGGAGCTCCAATACGACGGTGACGAGCAGGAAGTGTGGTTGGGCGAGCTGAAGGACGGCATGAAGATCACCTACAAGTCGGACAGCAATCAAATCGGATTCTTGCAACTGCTCTCCGCTAGCGCGTCCCAAAACATCACCTACCACTGCAAAAACACAGTGGCGTACTTCAACAAAGCAACGAATAGCTACCGCCAGAGTGTTAAGCTTTTGGCGTGGAACGACGCTGAACTGACCGCTCGGGGCCCGCAACGACTCCGCTACGAAGCCCTACAGGACGACTGCCAGCACCGAACGGCGCACTACGCCCAATCGGTATTGAGCTACAGCACCGACAAACCCATGCGACTCCCGATCATCGACATTGCGGTGCGTGACGTCGGAGCATCCAACCAGCAATTCTGGGTCGAGATCGGAGCCGTATGCTTCCAGTGA